From Drosophila yakuba strain Tai18E2 chromosome 2L, Prin_Dyak_Tai18E2_2.1, whole genome shotgun sequence, one genomic window encodes:
- the LOC6526767 gene encoding potassium voltage-gated channel protein Shaw isoform X1: MTYIPKKMQHYAHAAMNLINMDSENRVVLNVGGIRHETYKATLKKIPATRLSRLTEALANYDPILNEYFFDRHPGVFAQVLNYYRTGKLHYPTDVCGPLFEEELEFWGLDSNQVEPCCWMTYTQHRDTQETLAVLDRLDLDTEKPSEEELARKFGFEEDYYKGTISWWQEMKPRIWSLFDEPYSSNAAKTIGVVSVFFICISILSFCLKTHPDMRVPIVRNITVKTANGSNGWFLDKTQTNAHIAFFYIECVCNAWFTFEILVRFISSPNKWEFIKSSVNIIDYIATLSFYIDLVLQRFASHLENADILEFFSIIRIMRLFKLTRHSSGLKILIQTFRASAKELTLLVFFLVLGIVIFASLVYYAERIQPNPHNDFNSIPLGLWWALVTMTTVGYGDMAPKTYIGMFVGALCALAGVLTIALPVPVIVSNFAMYYSHTQARAKLPKKRRRVLPVEQPRQPRLPGAPGGVSGCGTPGSGPHSGPMGSGGTGPRRMNNKTKDLVSPKSVAQLFAGPLGASIVAMSPRTMLDLNPALAMGKPTFQPRIPTPLAATPPPPASSAGGLTASGIGASGTTGATSAPQAAAPPPSIAVSTTASVGKDLGISTTTTTAQETSKKAFL; the protein is encoded by the exons ATGACTTATATACCTAAAAAAATGCAACACTATGCGCATGCAGCCATGAATCTGATCAACATGGACTCGGAGAACCGGGTGGTGCTCAATGTGGGTGGCATTCGGCATGAAACCTACAAGGCCACACTGAAAAAGATTCCGGCTACGCGATTATCGCGACTGACAGAGGCCCTGGCCAACTATGATCCGATACTGAATGAGTACTTCTTTGATCGGCATCCGGGCGTCTTCGCACAAGTGCTCAACTATTACag AACTGGAAAGCTGCATTATCCCACGGATGTGTGCGGACCGCTGTTTGAGGAGGAATTGGAGTTCTGGGGCCTAGACTCGAACCAAGTGGAGCCCTGCTGTTGGATGACCTACACACAG CATCGCGACACCCAGGAAACCCTAGCCGTACTCGATCGTCTCGATCTGGATACGGAAAAACCGTCCGAGGAGGAACTGGCACGCAAATTTGGCTTCGAGGAGGACTACTACAAAGGCACCATATCCTGGTGGCAGGAAATGAAGCCGCGCATTTGGTCCTTGTTCGATGAGCCCTACAGTTCCAATGCAGCCAAG ACTATTGGCGTGGTTTCGGTGTTCTTCATCTGCATTTCGATCCTGTCGTTCTGCCTGAAGACCCATCCCGACATGCGGGTGCCCATCGTCCGGAATATTACAGTGAAAACTGCGAATGGAAGTAATGGCTGGTTTCTGGACAAAACGCAGACCAATGCGCACATAGCCTTCTTCTATATCGAATGCGTGTGCAATGCCTGGTTTACCTTTGAAATATTG GTGCGCTTTATCTCATCGCCGAACAAGTGGGAATTCATCAAGTCATCTGTTAACATCATAGACTACATAGCGACGCTTAGTTTTTATATCGATCTAGTGCTTCAGCGGTTCGCATCGCACCTGGAGAACGCTGACATCCTCGAGTTCTTCTCGATCATCCGCATCATGCGTCTGTTCAAGCTGACGCGTCACTCGTCCGGACTGAAGATCCTAATCCAGACGTTCCGTGCCTCGGCCAAGGAGCTAACCCTGCTGGTGTTCTTCCTTGTCCTGGGCATCGTGATCTTTGCCAGCCTCGTCTACTATGCGGAACGCATCCAGCCGAATCCCCACAACGATTTCAACAGCATACCGCTGGGCCTGTGGTGGGCCCTGGTCACCATGACCACCGTCGGCTACGGTGACATGGCCCCCAAAACCTACATCGGCATGTTCGTGGGCGCCCTCTGCGCCCTAGCCGGCGTACTAACCATCGCACTGCCAGTGCCCGTCATCGTCAGCAACTTCGCCATGTACTACTCGCACACGCAGGCCAGGGCCAAACTGCCAAAGAAGCGGAGACGAGTGCTTCCCGTCGAGCAACCGCGGCAGCCCAGACTGCCAG GTGCACCTGGTGGTGTCAGTGGCTGTGGCACCCCGGGCTCGGGTCCCCACTCCGGTCCCATGGGATCCGGCGGTACTGGACCACGTCGCATGAACAATAAAACCAAGGACCTGGTCAGTCCCAAGTCAG ttgcTCAACTTTTCGCAGGTCCGCTGGGCGCAAGCATTGTGGCCATGAGTCCCAGGACAATGTTGGATCTCAATCCTGCCCTGGCGATGGGCAAGCCTACGTTTCAGCCCCGTATACCCACCCCCCTGGCAGCCACACCCCCTCCCCCGGCCAGTTCGGCTGGGGGGCTGACGGCATCCGGAATTGGAGCTAGTGGAACCACTGGAGCCACTAGTGCACcacaagcagcagcaccaccacccagcATTGCGGTGTCCACCACAGCGAGCGTGGGCAAGGATCTGGGCATCtcgaccaccaccaccacggcCCAGGAGACCAGCAAGAAGGCGTTCCTCTAA
- the LOC6526767 gene encoding potassium voltage-gated channel protein Shaw isoform X2, protein MNLINMDSENRVVLNVGGIRHETYKATLKKIPATRLSRLTEALANYDPILNEYFFDRHPGVFAQVLNYYRTGKLHYPTDVCGPLFEEELEFWGLDSNQVEPCCWMTYTQHRDTQETLAVLDRLDLDTEKPSEEELARKFGFEEDYYKGTISWWQEMKPRIWSLFDEPYSSNAAKTIGVVSVFFICISILSFCLKTHPDMRVPIVRNITVKTANGSNGWFLDKTQTNAHIAFFYIECVCNAWFTFEILVRFISSPNKWEFIKSSVNIIDYIATLSFYIDLVLQRFASHLENADILEFFSIIRIMRLFKLTRHSSGLKILIQTFRASAKELTLLVFFLVLGIVIFASLVYYAERIQPNPHNDFNSIPLGLWWALVTMTTVGYGDMAPKTYIGMFVGALCALAGVLTIALPVPVIVSNFAMYYSHTQARAKLPKKRRRVLPVEQPRQPRLPGAPGGVSGCGTPGSGPHSGPMGSGGTGPRRMNNKTKDLVSPKSVAQLFAGPLGASIVAMSPRTMLDLNPALAMGKPTFQPRIPTPLAATPPPPASSAGGLTASGIGASGTTGATSAPQAAAPPPSIAVSTTASVGKDLGISTTTTTAQETSKKAFL, encoded by the exons ATGAATCTGATCAACATGGACTCGGAGAACCGGGTGGTGCTCAATGTGGGTGGCATTCGGCATGAAACCTACAAGGCCACACTGAAAAAGATTCCGGCTACGCGATTATCGCGACTGACAGAGGCCCTGGCCAACTATGATCCGATACTGAATGAGTACTTCTTTGATCGGCATCCGGGCGTCTTCGCACAAGTGCTCAACTATTACag AACTGGAAAGCTGCATTATCCCACGGATGTGTGCGGACCGCTGTTTGAGGAGGAATTGGAGTTCTGGGGCCTAGACTCGAACCAAGTGGAGCCCTGCTGTTGGATGACCTACACACAG CATCGCGACACCCAGGAAACCCTAGCCGTACTCGATCGTCTCGATCTGGATACGGAAAAACCGTCCGAGGAGGAACTGGCACGCAAATTTGGCTTCGAGGAGGACTACTACAAAGGCACCATATCCTGGTGGCAGGAAATGAAGCCGCGCATTTGGTCCTTGTTCGATGAGCCCTACAGTTCCAATGCAGCCAAG ACTATTGGCGTGGTTTCGGTGTTCTTCATCTGCATTTCGATCCTGTCGTTCTGCCTGAAGACCCATCCCGACATGCGGGTGCCCATCGTCCGGAATATTACAGTGAAAACTGCGAATGGAAGTAATGGCTGGTTTCTGGACAAAACGCAGACCAATGCGCACATAGCCTTCTTCTATATCGAATGCGTGTGCAATGCCTGGTTTACCTTTGAAATATTG GTGCGCTTTATCTCATCGCCGAACAAGTGGGAATTCATCAAGTCATCTGTTAACATCATAGACTACATAGCGACGCTTAGTTTTTATATCGATCTAGTGCTTCAGCGGTTCGCATCGCACCTGGAGAACGCTGACATCCTCGAGTTCTTCTCGATCATCCGCATCATGCGTCTGTTCAAGCTGACGCGTCACTCGTCCGGACTGAAGATCCTAATCCAGACGTTCCGTGCCTCGGCCAAGGAGCTAACCCTGCTGGTGTTCTTCCTTGTCCTGGGCATCGTGATCTTTGCCAGCCTCGTCTACTATGCGGAACGCATCCAGCCGAATCCCCACAACGATTTCAACAGCATACCGCTGGGCCTGTGGTGGGCCCTGGTCACCATGACCACCGTCGGCTACGGTGACATGGCCCCCAAAACCTACATCGGCATGTTCGTGGGCGCCCTCTGCGCCCTAGCCGGCGTACTAACCATCGCACTGCCAGTGCCCGTCATCGTCAGCAACTTCGCCATGTACTACTCGCACACGCAGGCCAGGGCCAAACTGCCAAAGAAGCGGAGACGAGTGCTTCCCGTCGAGCAACCGCGGCAGCCCAGACTGCCAG GTGCACCTGGTGGTGTCAGTGGCTGTGGCACCCCGGGCTCGGGTCCCCACTCCGGTCCCATGGGATCCGGCGGTACTGGACCACGTCGCATGAACAATAAAACCAAGGACCTGGTCAGTCCCAAGTCAG ttgcTCAACTTTTCGCAGGTCCGCTGGGCGCAAGCATTGTGGCCATGAGTCCCAGGACAATGTTGGATCTCAATCCTGCCCTGGCGATGGGCAAGCCTACGTTTCAGCCCCGTATACCCACCCCCCTGGCAGCCACACCCCCTCCCCCGGCCAGTTCGGCTGGGGGGCTGACGGCATCCGGAATTGGAGCTAGTGGAACCACTGGAGCCACTAGTGCACcacaagcagcagcaccaccacccagcATTGCGGTGTCCACCACAGCGAGCGTGGGCAAGGATCTGGGCATCtcgaccaccaccaccacggcCCAGGAGACCAGCAAGAAGGCGTTCCTCTAA
- the LOC6526767 gene encoding potassium voltage-gated channel protein Shaw isoform X3: MNLINMDSENRVVLNVGGIRHETYKATLKKIPATRLSRLTEALANYDPILNEYFFDRHPGVFAQVLNYYRTGKLHYPTDVCGPLFEEELEFWGLDSNQVEPCCWMTYTQHRDTQETLAVLDRLDLDTEKPSEEELARKFGFEEDYYKGTISWWQEMKPRIWSLFDEPYSSNAAKTIGVVSVFFICISILSFCLKTHPDMRVPIVRNITVKTANGSNGWFLDKTQTNAHIAFFYIECVCNAWFTFEILVRFISSPNKWEFIKSSVNIIDYIATLSFYIDLVLQRFASHLENADILEFFSIIRIMRLFKLTRHSSGLKILIQTFRASAKELTLLVFFLVLGIVIFASLVYYAERIQPNPHNDFNSIPLGLWWALVTMTTVGYGDMAPKTYIGMFVGALCALAGVLTIALPVPVIVSNFAMYYSHTQARAKLPKKRRRVLPVEQPRQPRLPGAPGGVSGCGTPGSGPHSGPMGSGGTGPRRMNNKTKDLVSPKSGPLGASIVAMSPRTMLDLNPALAMGKPTFQPRIPTPLAATPPPPASSAGGLTASGIGASGTTGATSAPQAAAPPPSIAVSTTASVGKDLGISTTTTTAQETSKKAFL; encoded by the exons ATGAATCTGATCAACATGGACTCGGAGAACCGGGTGGTGCTCAATGTGGGTGGCATTCGGCATGAAACCTACAAGGCCACACTGAAAAAGATTCCGGCTACGCGATTATCGCGACTGACAGAGGCCCTGGCCAACTATGATCCGATACTGAATGAGTACTTCTTTGATCGGCATCCGGGCGTCTTCGCACAAGTGCTCAACTATTACag AACTGGAAAGCTGCATTATCCCACGGATGTGTGCGGACCGCTGTTTGAGGAGGAATTGGAGTTCTGGGGCCTAGACTCGAACCAAGTGGAGCCCTGCTGTTGGATGACCTACACACAG CATCGCGACACCCAGGAAACCCTAGCCGTACTCGATCGTCTCGATCTGGATACGGAAAAACCGTCCGAGGAGGAACTGGCACGCAAATTTGGCTTCGAGGAGGACTACTACAAAGGCACCATATCCTGGTGGCAGGAAATGAAGCCGCGCATTTGGTCCTTGTTCGATGAGCCCTACAGTTCCAATGCAGCCAAG ACTATTGGCGTGGTTTCGGTGTTCTTCATCTGCATTTCGATCCTGTCGTTCTGCCTGAAGACCCATCCCGACATGCGGGTGCCCATCGTCCGGAATATTACAGTGAAAACTGCGAATGGAAGTAATGGCTGGTTTCTGGACAAAACGCAGACCAATGCGCACATAGCCTTCTTCTATATCGAATGCGTGTGCAATGCCTGGTTTACCTTTGAAATATTG GTGCGCTTTATCTCATCGCCGAACAAGTGGGAATTCATCAAGTCATCTGTTAACATCATAGACTACATAGCGACGCTTAGTTTTTATATCGATCTAGTGCTTCAGCGGTTCGCATCGCACCTGGAGAACGCTGACATCCTCGAGTTCTTCTCGATCATCCGCATCATGCGTCTGTTCAAGCTGACGCGTCACTCGTCCGGACTGAAGATCCTAATCCAGACGTTCCGTGCCTCGGCCAAGGAGCTAACCCTGCTGGTGTTCTTCCTTGTCCTGGGCATCGTGATCTTTGCCAGCCTCGTCTACTATGCGGAACGCATCCAGCCGAATCCCCACAACGATTTCAACAGCATACCGCTGGGCCTGTGGTGGGCCCTGGTCACCATGACCACCGTCGGCTACGGTGACATGGCCCCCAAAACCTACATCGGCATGTTCGTGGGCGCCCTCTGCGCCCTAGCCGGCGTACTAACCATCGCACTGCCAGTGCCCGTCATCGTCAGCAACTTCGCCATGTACTACTCGCACACGCAGGCCAGGGCCAAACTGCCAAAGAAGCGGAGACGAGTGCTTCCCGTCGAGCAACCGCGGCAGCCCAGACTGCCAG GTGCACCTGGTGGTGTCAGTGGCTGTGGCACCCCGGGCTCGGGTCCCCACTCCGGTCCCATGGGATCCGGCGGTACTGGACCACGTCGCATGAACAATAAAACCAAGGACCTGGTCAGTCCCAAGTCAG GTCCGCTGGGCGCAAGCATTGTGGCCATGAGTCCCAGGACAATGTTGGATCTCAATCCTGCCCTGGCGATGGGCAAGCCTACGTTTCAGCCCCGTATACCCACCCCCCTGGCAGCCACACCCCCTCCCCCGGCCAGTTCGGCTGGGGGGCTGACGGCATCCGGAATTGGAGCTAGTGGAACCACTGGAGCCACTAGTGCACcacaagcagcagcaccaccacccagcATTGCGGTGTCCACCACAGCGAGCGTGGGCAAGGATCTGGGCATCtcgaccaccaccaccacggcCCAGGAGACCAGCAAGAAGGCGTTCCTCTAA
- the LOC6526767 gene encoding potassium voltage-gated channel protein Shaw isoform X4, translating into MNLINMDSENRVVLNVGGIRHETYKATLKKIPATRLSRLTEALANYDPILNEYFFDRHPGVFAQVLNYYRTGKLHYPTDVCGPLFEEELEFWGLDSNQVEPCCWMTYTQHRDTQETLAVLDRLDLDTEKPSEEELARKFGFEEDYYKGTISWWQEMKPRIWSLFDEPYSSNAAKTIGVVSVFFICISILSFCLKTHPDMRVPIVRNITVKTANGSNGWFLDKTQTNAHIAFFYIECVCNAWFTFEILVRFISSPNKWEFIKSSVNIIDYIATLSFYIDLVLQRFASHLENADILEFFSIIRIMRLFKLTRHSSGLKILIQTFRASAKELTLLVFFLVLGIVIFASLVYYAERIQPNPHNDFNSIPLGLWWALVTMTTVGYGDMAPKTYIGMFVGALCALAGVLTIALPVPVIVSNFAMYYSHTQARAKLPKKRRRVLPVEQPRQPRLPGAPGGVSGCGTPGSGPHSGPMGSGGTGPRRMNNKTKDLVSPKSDEYTTMIGKPRDGKKSRLL; encoded by the exons ATGAATCTGATCAACATGGACTCGGAGAACCGGGTGGTGCTCAATGTGGGTGGCATTCGGCATGAAACCTACAAGGCCACACTGAAAAAGATTCCGGCTACGCGATTATCGCGACTGACAGAGGCCCTGGCCAACTATGATCCGATACTGAATGAGTACTTCTTTGATCGGCATCCGGGCGTCTTCGCACAAGTGCTCAACTATTACag AACTGGAAAGCTGCATTATCCCACGGATGTGTGCGGACCGCTGTTTGAGGAGGAATTGGAGTTCTGGGGCCTAGACTCGAACCAAGTGGAGCCCTGCTGTTGGATGACCTACACACAG CATCGCGACACCCAGGAAACCCTAGCCGTACTCGATCGTCTCGATCTGGATACGGAAAAACCGTCCGAGGAGGAACTGGCACGCAAATTTGGCTTCGAGGAGGACTACTACAAAGGCACCATATCCTGGTGGCAGGAAATGAAGCCGCGCATTTGGTCCTTGTTCGATGAGCCCTACAGTTCCAATGCAGCCAAG ACTATTGGCGTGGTTTCGGTGTTCTTCATCTGCATTTCGATCCTGTCGTTCTGCCTGAAGACCCATCCCGACATGCGGGTGCCCATCGTCCGGAATATTACAGTGAAAACTGCGAATGGAAGTAATGGCTGGTTTCTGGACAAAACGCAGACCAATGCGCACATAGCCTTCTTCTATATCGAATGCGTGTGCAATGCCTGGTTTACCTTTGAAATATTG GTGCGCTTTATCTCATCGCCGAACAAGTGGGAATTCATCAAGTCATCTGTTAACATCATAGACTACATAGCGACGCTTAGTTTTTATATCGATCTAGTGCTTCAGCGGTTCGCATCGCACCTGGAGAACGCTGACATCCTCGAGTTCTTCTCGATCATCCGCATCATGCGTCTGTTCAAGCTGACGCGTCACTCGTCCGGACTGAAGATCCTAATCCAGACGTTCCGTGCCTCGGCCAAGGAGCTAACCCTGCTGGTGTTCTTCCTTGTCCTGGGCATCGTGATCTTTGCCAGCCTCGTCTACTATGCGGAACGCATCCAGCCGAATCCCCACAACGATTTCAACAGCATACCGCTGGGCCTGTGGTGGGCCCTGGTCACCATGACCACCGTCGGCTACGGTGACATGGCCCCCAAAACCTACATCGGCATGTTCGTGGGCGCCCTCTGCGCCCTAGCCGGCGTACTAACCATCGCACTGCCAGTGCCCGTCATCGTCAGCAACTTCGCCATGTACTACTCGCACACGCAGGCCAGGGCCAAACTGCCAAAGAAGCGGAGACGAGTGCTTCCCGTCGAGCAACCGCGGCAGCCCAGACTGCCAG GTGCACCTGGTGGTGTCAGTGGCTGTGGCACCCCGGGCTCGGGTCCCCACTCCGGTCCCATGGGATCCGGCGGTACTGGACCACGTCGCATGAACAATAAAACCAAGGACCTGGTCAGTCCCAAGTCAG ATGAATATACAACAATGATTGGCAAACCGCGCGATGGCAAAAAGAGCAGGCTGCTCTAa
- the LOC6526767 gene encoding potassium voltage-gated channel protein Shaw isoform X5, with protein MNLINMDSENRVVLNVGGIRHETYKATLKKIPATRLSRLTEALANYDPILNEYFFDRHPGVFAQVLNYYRTGKLHYPTDVCGPLFEEELEFWGLDSNQVEPCCWMTYTQHRDTQETLAVLDRLDLDTEKPSEEELARKFGFEEDYYKGTISWWQEMKPRIWSLFDEPYSSNAAKTIGVVSVFFICISILSFCLKTHPDMRVPIVRNITVKTANGSNGWFLDKTQTNAHIAFFYIECVCNAWFTFEILVRFISSPNKWEFIKSSVNIIDYIATLSFYIDLVLQRFASHLENADILEFFSIIRIMRLFKLTRHSSGLKILIQTFRASAKELTLLVFFLVLGIVIFASLVYYAERIQPNPHNDFNSIPLGLWWALVTMTTVGYGDMAPKTYIGMFVGALCALAGVLTIALPVPVIVSNFAMYYSHTQARAKLPKKRRRVLPVEQPRQPRLPGAPGGVSGCGTPGSGPHSGPMGSGGTGPRRMNNKTKDLVSPKSDMAFSFD; from the exons ATGAATCTGATCAACATGGACTCGGAGAACCGGGTGGTGCTCAATGTGGGTGGCATTCGGCATGAAACCTACAAGGCCACACTGAAAAAGATTCCGGCTACGCGATTATCGCGACTGACAGAGGCCCTGGCCAACTATGATCCGATACTGAATGAGTACTTCTTTGATCGGCATCCGGGCGTCTTCGCACAAGTGCTCAACTATTACag AACTGGAAAGCTGCATTATCCCACGGATGTGTGCGGACCGCTGTTTGAGGAGGAATTGGAGTTCTGGGGCCTAGACTCGAACCAAGTGGAGCCCTGCTGTTGGATGACCTACACACAG CATCGCGACACCCAGGAAACCCTAGCCGTACTCGATCGTCTCGATCTGGATACGGAAAAACCGTCCGAGGAGGAACTGGCACGCAAATTTGGCTTCGAGGAGGACTACTACAAAGGCACCATATCCTGGTGGCAGGAAATGAAGCCGCGCATTTGGTCCTTGTTCGATGAGCCCTACAGTTCCAATGCAGCCAAG ACTATTGGCGTGGTTTCGGTGTTCTTCATCTGCATTTCGATCCTGTCGTTCTGCCTGAAGACCCATCCCGACATGCGGGTGCCCATCGTCCGGAATATTACAGTGAAAACTGCGAATGGAAGTAATGGCTGGTTTCTGGACAAAACGCAGACCAATGCGCACATAGCCTTCTTCTATATCGAATGCGTGTGCAATGCCTGGTTTACCTTTGAAATATTG GTGCGCTTTATCTCATCGCCGAACAAGTGGGAATTCATCAAGTCATCTGTTAACATCATAGACTACATAGCGACGCTTAGTTTTTATATCGATCTAGTGCTTCAGCGGTTCGCATCGCACCTGGAGAACGCTGACATCCTCGAGTTCTTCTCGATCATCCGCATCATGCGTCTGTTCAAGCTGACGCGTCACTCGTCCGGACTGAAGATCCTAATCCAGACGTTCCGTGCCTCGGCCAAGGAGCTAACCCTGCTGGTGTTCTTCCTTGTCCTGGGCATCGTGATCTTTGCCAGCCTCGTCTACTATGCGGAACGCATCCAGCCGAATCCCCACAACGATTTCAACAGCATACCGCTGGGCCTGTGGTGGGCCCTGGTCACCATGACCACCGTCGGCTACGGTGACATGGCCCCCAAAACCTACATCGGCATGTTCGTGGGCGCCCTCTGCGCCCTAGCCGGCGTACTAACCATCGCACTGCCAGTGCCCGTCATCGTCAGCAACTTCGCCATGTACTACTCGCACACGCAGGCCAGGGCCAAACTGCCAAAGAAGCGGAGACGAGTGCTTCCCGTCGAGCAACCGCGGCAGCCCAGACTGCCAG GTGCACCTGGTGGTGTCAGTGGCTGTGGCACCCCGGGCTCGGGTCCCCACTCCGGTCCCATGGGATCCGGCGGTACTGGACCACGTCGCATGAACAATAAAACCAAGGACCTGGTCAGTCCCAAGTCAG ATATGGCCTTCAGTTTCGACTAA